The following are encoded together in the Chaetodon auriga isolate fChaAug3 chromosome 4, fChaAug3.hap1, whole genome shotgun sequence genome:
- the tmem131l gene encoding transmembrane protein 131-like isoform X1, which translates to MAGLQDFQQGSHCHRKTWINILLGILQLLLPCVQHGGAQLQALSQMSTSVVEVWQPEDADPLVPLQVEKERRKDGLPLEDSSSPYTRENGRPLHFQPPVLEFGTQPLGLARAETIYIHNPSQEVPVTLLSMFTSSRHFYIPFFHRRVIPPRGKASFKLVFLPSEEGNVENTLFINTSAHGLLSYQVFGVGVHQGSLKSVQRKDSLLIFPHIQSIKLTQTQEDASNITILGLLLECSLPKSLFNNPQGSCLQSEERLSLQINLSARGDRPADLDKLKPYVIEHILVLLVAPAAGQAAVGEPKIGVYMLNSGSKKLDVKDMQVLSKVEASLEFNQVLLTPEAKNFTEVAALACRGSLPGHRRKCTSHISLTILGNRTTHSFPGLHITHRRTEGDLFSLFQVKQRDADKVDLWLTHSLLLPLTVMNASLSQKLQGVMKVMNFSGPLTVPQGCWRILSLQLLSRALPVNQLSTLSLDTSLGTALHIPLYFHSTPFKQGEAMFEAERECGRPCPLRLSETGRSEWQRSLLPDFSSSSWAVDSKLAAELCSRWQSHKDKLPCRWPRLPVETSFPLDFGATPVNESKVKTFTVKNPSSSVVSVEIRILSLYPAPLEALDLLTKWFNISPLSVNISTTEFSLLASPPKAGENVEDVKGGGVLRLLLQPWEAREVAVVFTPTDHKPTTTILVIRNNLTVFDMKTVQGHGAKELLRVGGKLPGPAASLRFNVPQSTLMECRDGLRTNKPLFAIKKSFKVENAGELPLTVMSMNINGYKCQGFGFEVLQCRPFSLDHNSSSEITIAFTPDFTSSWVIRDLTLVTSRGTSFPFTLNVTLPHHMLPLCAQVVPGPSWEETFWVVTLIFTCFSLFGVCLMAFHQAQYILNEFSTPSIRSNHNSALSRDNGSSNNITLNGVNKTKGSCKSYVDTCHTSDKGKGRGSPALANSPAPRPQSSKRGSSVTPSQPQKKHKVSLYYTKYKTSLSTAATSAVTMDEEHEDLMPDPPLTPDPDICNNNEPAFISELDKKTSADLKEEPHSTIEDRAPAEVMFPMETPAGFPDNVTLSPGPRPGLLVCSPVEKSCTEHYAEKNDSEKKDASEMELGDDGKSQKKKAQSAETGTASGNNKGKRSRRKTENVSSAPEHNVIVMPEREKEPDWKTGDRNISGTRNRNRCFNGAKSETPKPGQSAESSLKQNAGVCPARARRKCTTERRGGGVCESGSDSGSSSGSVRASRGSWGSWSSASSMEGEKDPSARTHACTTSSRKRDSMQYGVYPVERDCYQTMNNHKALSMNSLYRKDQCQSPDLTASSFAPSFAAVAAGVDRNMDKDIHNLAGQYLPEETWSAPSIPLTNEFRYNATEALPYIPQPAATASYNGFTWSSANSQCNSPYTYCEDSNYTGNGTFPSGFPCQEGQNVHSSQTSWSEEQPQESPSTWDTAACVGSKPYFSGTRSLSPMSSLFGSIWTPQSHFQPERSAPMSPVSPITPPHSPFSREPEGRCAPIQYSSFNLFGPHMNLDIWNSSSNRSSNSQLSNDSGYCGDV; encoded by the exons GGGAGAATGGGAGGCCTTTGCATTTTCAGCCCCCAGTGTTGGAGTTCGGGACGCA GCCGCTGGGGCTGGCAAGAGCTGAAACCATATATATACACAACCCCAGCCAGGAAGTTCCTGTGACACTGCTGTCAATGTTTACATCCAGCAGGCATTTTTACATACCTTTCTTTCACAGAAGA GTGATCCCACCCAGAGGGAAGGCATCTTTTAAACTAGTTTTCCTCCCGTCCGAGGAGGGCAATGTagaaaacacattatttatAAACACATCGGCCCATGGGCTGCTGTCATACCAG GTATTTGGTGTGGGAGTTCACCAGGGTTCATTAAAGTCTGTCCAGAGAAAGGATAGTCTGCTAATATTCCCTCACATCCAGAGCATTAAGCTGACCCAAACTCAG GAAGATGCCTCCAACATCACAATACTGGGTCTACTCCTGGAGTGCAGCTTACCGAAGAGTTTGTTCAACAATCCCCAG GGGTCCTGCCTCCAGAGTGAGGAGCGCCTCAGTCTGCAGATTAATCTGTCTGCGCGTGGTGACCGGCCCGCTGACCTGGACAAGCTCAAGCCTTACGTCATTGAGCACATTTTGGTGCTGCTGGTGGCCCCTGCTGCTGGACAGGCTGCAGTAG gcgAGCCAAAAATAGGAGTTTATATGTTAAATTCTGGAAGCAAGAAGCTTGATGTAAAG GACATGCAGGTCCTATCAAAAGTGGAGGCCAGCCTGGAATTTAATCaggttctgctgacaccagaAGCAAAAAACTTCACTGAAGTGGCTGCACTTGCCTGCAGAG GTTCATTGCCAGGTCACAGAAGGAAATGCACAAGTCATATCAGTTTAACGATTCTGGGAAACCGGACGACCCACAGCTTCCCTGGACTACATATCACACACAG ACGGACCGAGGGGGATTTGTTCAGCCTGTTCCAGGTGAAGCAAAGAGATGCAGACAAAGTGGATCTGTGGCTGACACATTCTCTCCTGCTGCCCCTCACTGTGATGAACGCCAGTCTCTCACAGAAGCTGCAGGGAGTAATGAAG GTGATGAACTTCAGCGGCCCACTCACAGTTCCTCAGGGCTGCTGGCGTATCCTGTCCCTCCAGCTGCTCAGCAGGGCCCTGCCTGTCAACCAGCTGTCCACTCTGAGTCTGGACACCAGCCTGGGCACAGCCCTGCATATCCCCCTTTACTTTCACTCAACTCCTTTCAAG CAGGGGGAAGCAATGTTTGAGGCAGAGCGAGAGTGTGGACGACCTTGCCCACTCAGACTGTCTGAAACAG GTCGTTCAGAGTGGCAGCGTTCCCTCCTCCCAGACTTTTCCTCGTCGTCTTGGGCTGTGGACAGCAAACTGGCTGCTGAGCTCTGCTCTCGATGGCAGAGCCACAAAGACAAGCTGCCCTGCAG GTGGCCCAGACTCCCCGTAGAGACGTCCTTTCCTCTGGACTTTGGTGCTACTCCCGTCAACGAGAGCAAG gTGAAGACGTTCACGGTGAAGAATCCTTCCTCTTCAGTGGTTTCTGTGGAGATTCGAATCCTCTCGCTGTACCCTGCCCCCCTGGAGGCCCTGGACCTCCTAACCAAATG GTTTAATATCAGCCCCCTCTCTGTCAACATCAGCACTACAGAGTTTTCTCTGTTGGCTTCTCCCCCAAAG gcgGGTGAGAATGTGGAGGACGTAAAAGGAGGTGGTGTCCtgcgtctgctgctgcagccctggGAGGCCAGGGAAGTCGCTGTGGTCTTCACTCCCACTGACCACAAGCCCACCACTACCATTCTCGTCATCAG AAACAACCTGACAGTGTTTGACATGAAGACGGTGCAGGGCCACGGGGCCAAAGAGCTGCTAAGAGTTGGAGGCAAACTGCCTGGCCCCGCAGCCTCTCTGCGCTTCAACGTCCCTCAGTCGACTCTGATGGAGTGTCGGGATG GCCTGCGCACAAACAAGCCGCTCTTCGCCATCAAAAAGAGTTTCAAGGTGGAGAATGCAGGAGAGCTTCCTCTGACAGTCATGTCCATGAATATAAATGGATATAAGTGTCAGGGATTCGGCTTCGAGGTTTTGCAGTGTCGCCCCTTCAGCCTCGATCACAACAGCTCCTCTGAGATCACCATCGC GTTCACCCCAGACTTCACCTCATCCTGGGTGATCCGGGACCTCACGCTGGTGACTTCCCGCGGCACCTCTTTCCCGTTCACCCTCAATGTGACGCTGCCCCACCAcatgctgcctctctgtgctcaggtgGTTCCCGGCCCCAGCTGGGAGGAAACTTTCTGGGTGGTCACCCTCATCTTCACATG cttcTCCCTCTTCGGTGTGTGTCTGATGGCCTTCCATCAGGCCCAGTACATCCTGAATGAGTTCTCCACACCCAGCATCAGAAGCAACCACAACTCCGCCCTGTCCCGGGATAACGGCTCCTCCAATAACATCACACTCAATGGAGTAAA TAAAACAAAGGGCAGTTGTAAGAGCTATGTGGACACCTGTCACACCTCAGACAAAGGTAAGGGGCGTGGCTCTCCAGCCCTGGCCAACAGCCCCGCCCCGCGTCCTCAATCCTCAAAGAGAGGCTCCTCGGTCACCCCGTCCCAGCCACAGAAGAAACACAAGGTTTCACTATATTACACCAAATACAAGACCAGCTTGTCCACAGCAGCAACCAGTGCTGTGACGATGGATGAAGAGCACGAGGACCTGATGCCGGACCCTCCCCTGACCCCAGACCCCGATATCTGCAACAACAACGAGCCAGCTTTCATCAGTGAGCTGGACAAAAAGACATCAGCAGACTTAAAAGAAGAGCCCCACAGCACTATAGAAGATAGAGCGCCAGCAGAAGTTATGTTTCCCATGGAAACGCCTGCTGGTTTCCCAGATAACGTCACATTGAGTCCAGGACCAAGACCAGGCCTGTTGGTGTGCAGCCCGGTCGAGAAGAGCTGCACTGAGCACTACGCAGAGAAGAACGACTCCGAGAAAAAGGACGCTTCTGAAATGGAG ctgggAGACGACGGGAAAAGCCagaaaaagaaagcacagaGTGCAGAGACTGGCACTGCTTCAGGAAATAATAAGGGAAAGAGGAGTCGcaggaagacagaaaatgtcTCTAG TGCTCCTGAGCACAATGTAATAGTGAtgccagagagggagaaagaaccTGACTGGAAAACAGGGGACCGTAACATCAGTGGAACCCGAAACAGGAACCGCTGCTTCAACGGCGCCAAGTCAGAAACGCCAAAGCCGGGACAGAGTGCCGAGAGCTCCCTCAAACAGAACG CAGGTGTGTGTCCCGCTCGTGCTCGACGGAAGTGCACCACAGAGCGCCGCGGCGGCGGGGTGTGCGAGTCGGGCTCGGACTCCGGCAGTTCGTCGGGCAGCGTGAGggccagcagagggagctggGGCAGCTGGAGCAGCGCAAGCAgcatggagggagaaaaagaccCCAGTGCCCGAACACACGCCTGCACTACCTCATCTAGAAAAA GGGACTCCATGCAGTACGGTGTCTACCCAGTAGAGCGAGACTGCTACCAGACCATGAATAACCACAAGGCTCTCAG CATGAACAGCTTGTACCGTAAAGACCAGTGCCAAAGCCCAGATCTCACAGCCTCCAGCTTTGCCCCGAGTTtcgctgctgttgctgcaggaGTGGACAGGAACATGGATAAAGACATTCACA ACCTGGCAGGTCAGTATTTGCCTGAAGAGACGTGGTCGGCTCCATCCATCCCCCTCACCAATGAGTTCAGATACAACGCCACCGAAGCTCTGCCCTACATacctcagccagcagccacagcgTCGTACAATGG GTTTACTTGGAGTAGTGCCAACAGCCAGTGCAACAGTCCCTACACCTACTGCGAGGACAGCAACTACACAG GTAATGGAACATTTCCCAGTGGTTTTCCCTGTCAGGAGGGTCAGAACGTTCACAGCAGTCAGACCAGCTGGAGTGAGGAACAGCCTCAGGAATCGCCCTCAACCTGGGACACAGCAGCCTGCGTGGGCAGCAAG ccatACTTCTCGGGTACCCGCAGCCTGTCCCCCATGTCCAGTCTCTTTGGCTCCATCTGGACGCCCCAGAGCCACTTCCAACCTGAGCGATCGGCCCCGATGTCCCCCGTGTCCCCCATCACCCCGCCTCATTCTCCCTTCAGCCGGGAGCCAGAGGGGAGGTGCGCACCCATCCAGTACTCCAGCTTCAACCTGTTTGGCCCGCACATGAACCTGGACATATGGAACTCTTCCTCCAACCGCAGCTCCAACTCACAGCTCTCCAACGACTCCGGCTACTGTGGAGACgtttaa